From a single Okeanomitos corallinicola TIOX110 genomic region:
- a CDS encoding tetratricopeptide repeat protein: protein MNTQELVQQGINRNLHSDFENAIVVFNQVIELQSDLPQAYYHRGHAYLGLSAFDQAIADYQQVIKITESSHLLPENINFDIAKAFHSRGLAYFQQGNYQAAIADINQALEYHPDFVTAYSNRGNIFHILGKYQRAISDYNQAIQIDSNLAAAYHNRGNSYYSLQEYQDAIADYNQALGINPKFAEAYYNRGLVMSHLQEYQKAIADFNQAIELDPDDVQAYYQRGLVHSNLGNYAAAIVDYDQALQINPILPIVYGLRAKVRHQLGDYEGAIADSNKLIQLDPKLVEKLYTS from the coding sequence ATGAATACTCAAGAATTAGTTCAACAGGGAATTAACAGAAACTTACATAGTGATTTTGAAAATGCAATAGTTGTTTTTAACCAGGTAATTGAATTACAATCAGACTTACCCCAAGCTTATTATCACCGTGGCCATGCTTACTTAGGATTATCAGCATTTGATCAAGCGATCGCCGATTATCAACAAGTCATTAAAATTACTGAAAGTTCTCACCTGTTACCCGAAAATATCAATTTTGACATAGCTAAAGCATTTCATAGCCGGGGTTTGGCTTATTTTCAGCAGGGAAATTATCAAGCTGCCATTGCAGATATCAATCAGGCTTTAGAATACCATCCTGATTTTGTGACCGCTTATAGTAATCGTGGTAATATTTTCCACATTCTTGGTAAATATCAACGAGCAATTTCTGATTATAACCAAGCTATACAAATAGACTCTAACTTAGCAGCCGCTTATCATAATCGTGGTAATAGTTATTACTCTCTGCAAGAGTATCAGGATGCAATTGCAGATTATAATCAAGCATTGGGAATTAATCCTAAATTTGCGGAAGCTTATTATAATCGTGGTTTAGTCATGTCTCACCTGCAAGAATACCAAAAGGCGATCGCAGATTTTAATCAAGCCATAGAATTAGATCCCGATGATGTGCAAGCTTACTATCAAAGGGGTTTAGTTCACAGTAACTTAGGAAATTACGCAGCAGCAATTGTAGATTATGATCAGGCATTGCAAATTAATCCTATCCTGCCCATAGTTTACGGTTTGCGGGCTAAAGTTCGTCATCAACTAGGAGACTACGAAGGGGCGATCGCAGACAGCAACAAATTAATACAACTCGACCCTAAGTTAGTAGAAAAACTTTATACCTCCTAA
- a CDS encoding DUF928 domain-containing protein — protein sequence MTARKHSHYLRKLFFIASPALLLLFAFPTHLLAQPSPVQVSVNFPSGDPKGTPARSSGGGKRGNFSCLTIDKNKPTLTALMPTRENKSLTLSENPDFYLYIPQTKAQIGEFILRADEEDIYQTSFKLPGQPGIVKLTIPPKVSLKTGSTYQWYFTIVCNPDDRSADEYTEGTIERTAISSSVSQALEKATPLKQAEIYAKYDIWPETMTKVVQMREEKPNEWQGLLKSVGLEVIADEPLLNITELSDNQP from the coding sequence ATGACAGCACGCAAACATTCTCACTACTTACGTAAACTTTTTTTCATAGCCTCCCCAGCATTATTACTGCTTTTTGCTTTCCCCACTCATTTACTAGCCCAGCCATCACCTGTCCAAGTGAGCGTTAATTTCCCATCAGGAGATCCTAAAGGCACTCCCGCAAGATCCTCTGGGGGAGGAAAAAGAGGTAACTTTTCATGTTTGACAATTGACAAAAATAAACCCACCCTCACAGCCTTAATGCCTACACGGGAAAACAAAAGCCTCACCCTGTCCGAAAATCCAGATTTTTATCTTTACATTCCTCAAACCAAAGCCCAGATAGGAGAATTTATACTCAGAGCAGACGAAGAAGATATTTATCAAACCAGCTTTAAACTTCCTGGCCAGCCAGGAATAGTAAAATTAACCATTCCGCCCAAAGTATCCTTAAAAACAGGCTCAACATATCAATGGTACTTCACCATAGTTTGTAACCCCGATGACAGAAGTGCCGATGAATATACAGAGGGAACAATCGAACGTACCGCCATAAGTTCATCCGTAAGCCAAGCCCTGGAAAAAGCAACACCCCTCAAACAAGCAGAAATTTATGCCAAGTACGACATCTGGCCAGAAACCATGACAAAAGTTGTTCAAATGCGTGAGGAAAAACCCAACGAATGGCAAGGACTTTTAAAATCAGTTGGACTAGAAGTCATAGCTGACGAGCCACTGCTAAACATCACAGAACTATCCGACAACCAACCCTAA
- a CDS encoding adenylate/guanylate cyclase domain-containing protein yields MDVEKLKNFLWQGRSLWITTPLITLAVIIIRFCGLLQSWEWGVFDQYMRWRPQETNDNRIVIVGIDEEDLDHLKQAIISDQVLAELLNKLKARQPRAIGLDIYRNLPSPPGTSELEQVFRTTPNLIGIQKVIGEKRYERVDPPPILKQEDQVGANDLLVDADNKVRRGLLYINPKPDETIYSFSLYLALLYLEKEGISATEDFQVGKAKFKAFESNDGSYVRADAGGYQILINYRGKTGFFDTVSMTDILEDKVAKDWGRDRIILIGYVGESFKDSFMTPHSSELLSLPEPMSGVEIHSHITSQIINAALANRPLFKSWTEPQEWLWILLWSATGAALTWKLQFHNPLAPQRIIAVTIAGGALLSSTYVAFLFGWWLPVVPPFLALTGSAVAITAYFAHTAGEIRKIFGRYINDEVVATILESPEGLKLGGERRLITIFTSDLRGFTATSERLPPEGVVKILNFYLECMADEITRYQGTIDEFMGDGILVLFGAPTARKDDAARAVACGVAMQSAMVKVNNQMAEWGLPPLEMGIGINTGVVVVGNIGSEKRTKYGIVGDQVNLTYRIEGYTTGGEIIISESTFKEVESLVVIDHTLQVTPKGVREPINVYKISGIKGEYNLSLPQIEEELCTLPEPISIEYVIVDGKNIGNSFFKGTVVKLSTREAEICLAQGIQEPPACLSNLKINLCHPHKEGEKEDMYAKVLEKESSAIGHFCIRFTAKPPAIMKKFNNLIKTAKSQTSPDSREQG; encoded by the coding sequence ATGGATGTAGAGAAGCTCAAAAATTTCCTTTGGCAAGGACGCAGTTTATGGATCACCACTCCCCTGATTACCCTAGCCGTGATCATCATCCGTTTTTGTGGGTTATTGCAATCTTGGGAATGGGGAGTTTTTGATCAATATATGCGTTGGCGACCCCAAGAAACCAATGACAACAGAATCGTCATAGTCGGTATTGATGAAGAAGACCTAGATCACCTCAAACAAGCAATCATTTCCGATCAAGTTCTAGCCGAACTACTCAACAAACTCAAAGCCAGACAACCAAGAGCAATAGGACTGGATATATATCGCAACTTACCCTCACCACCCGGTACATCAGAACTAGAACAGGTATTTAGAACAACCCCAAATCTCATTGGTATCCAAAAAGTCATAGGAGAAAAGAGATACGAGCGAGTAGATCCACCGCCCATCCTCAAACAAGAGGATCAAGTAGGCGCAAATGACCTATTAGTTGATGCTGACAACAAAGTTAGACGGGGCTTACTGTACATCAACCCCAAACCAGACGAAACTATCTATAGTTTCAGTTTATATTTAGCTCTGCTATACCTGGAAAAAGAAGGAATTTCCGCCACCGAAGATTTTCAAGTAGGGAAAGCTAAATTTAAAGCCTTTGAAAGTAATGATGGGAGCTATGTTCGCGCTGATGCAGGTGGATATCAAATATTAATTAACTATCGGGGAAAAACCGGGTTTTTTGACACCGTTTCCATGACAGATATCCTGGAAGACAAAGTAGCAAAAGATTGGGGACGCGATCGCATCATCCTGATTGGTTACGTAGGAGAAAGTTTTAAAGACTCATTTATGACTCCCCACAGTAGCGAACTCCTGAGCCTCCCAGAACCCATGAGCGGCGTAGAAATTCATAGTCATATCACCAGCCAAATTATCAATGCAGCCTTAGCAAATCGCCCACTGTTCAAAAGTTGGACAGAACCCCAAGAATGGCTTTGGATACTACTATGGAGTGCCACCGGTGCAGCCCTAACCTGGAAATTGCAATTTCATAACCCACTGGCACCCCAGAGGATAATCGCTGTCACTATAGCTGGAGGAGCTTTACTAAGTAGTACCTACGTAGCCTTCCTATTTGGTTGGTGGTTGCCCGTAGTTCCCCCATTTCTAGCCTTAACAGGTTCTGCCGTCGCCATCACAGCTTATTTTGCCCATACAGCCGGAGAGATTCGCAAAATATTCGGACGTTACATCAACGATGAAGTTGTAGCCACCATACTAGAAAGTCCAGAAGGTTTAAAACTTGGTGGTGAAAGGCGGTTAATCACCATCTTTACCTCCGATTTACGAGGATTTACTGCCACATCCGAAAGATTACCACCAGAAGGAGTGGTGAAAATCCTCAACTTTTACCTAGAATGTATGGCCGACGAAATTACCAGATATCAAGGCACTATTGATGAATTCATGGGAGACGGTATCTTAGTATTATTTGGCGCTCCCACCGCTCGAAAAGACGATGCAGCCAGAGCCGTAGCTTGCGGTGTTGCCATGCAATCAGCTATGGTTAAAGTCAACAATCAAATGGCAGAATGGGGTTTACCACCCTTAGAAATGGGTATCGGTATTAATACAGGAGTCGTCGTAGTTGGTAACATCGGCTCAGAAAAACGTACCAAGTATGGTATCGTTGGCGATCAAGTTAACTTAACTTACCGCATTGAAGGTTACACCACGGGGGGGGAAATTATTATCTCCGAATCAACTTTTAAAGAAGTAGAATCCTTAGTAGTTATTGACCACACACTGCAAGTTACACCAAAAGGTGTGAGAGAACCAATCAATGTTTATAAAATATCAGGCATTAAAGGGGAATACAACCTGTCTCTTCCCCAAATTGAAGAAGAACTATGTACCTTACCTGAACCTATTTCCATTGAATATGTAATAGTAGATGGGAAAAATATTGGTAATTCATTTTTTAAAGGCACTGTTGTTAAACTGTCTACCCGTGAAGCGGAGATTTGTTTAGCACAAGGGATTCAAGAACCACCAGCCTGTTTAAGTAATCTCAAAATTAATTTATGTCATCCACATAAAGAAGGAGAAAAAGAAGATATGTATGCCAAAGTCTTAGAAAAAGAATCATCAGCAATAGGCCATTTCTGTATTAGGTTTACCGCCAAACCCCCAGCAATTATGAAAAAGTTCAACAATTTAATTAAAACCGCCAAATCCCAAACATCCCCAGATAGCAGAGAACAAGGGTAA